DNA sequence from the Streptomyces canus genome:
TCGTCATCGAATCGCCGACCGGCATGAATCTGAGCATCCGCTCATGATGGATCATCGGTGGCGCAGTTGGCATGTGAGCCCGGCCACGCATCCCTTCTGCCCTCCCGGCCACACCCGTTCAAACGTGCGTCGGGATGGCAGGCTTGGGGCATGCGTCGACCCTTCGCCCTCCTCGCCGGGACCCTGCTCGTGGGCGCCTTCACCCTGCCCGCCGCCGTGCCCGCCTCCGCCGCCGACGGGGACGGGAAGGGGGACAAGGGCTTCACCATCAGCGATCCCCGGATCACCGAGTCCAGCGGGCTCGCCGCCTCGCGGCAGCACCCGGGCATCTACTGGACCCACAACGACCAGGACACCGGCGCGTACCTGTATGCCGTCGACAGCTCCACCGGCAAGACCGTCGCCAGGATCACCATGACCGGCGTCGGCACGCCGCGTGACGTCGAGGCCATCGCCATCGGGCCCGACAACGAGATCTGGGTCGGCGACATCGGCGACAACGACGGGGTCACCTGGCCCTATGTGTGGATCTACAAGCTGCCCGAGCCGAAGGTCCTCAAGGACCAGTCCGTCAAGGCCACTCAGTACGTCGTGAAGTACACCGACGGCTCGCGCGACGCCGAGTCGATGGTCGTCCATCCCAAGACCGGGCGCGTCTACATCATCGACAAGCACGAGGACGGCGGGCATCTCTACGAGGGACCCGTCACCCTCTCCCCCTCGGGGACGAACGTCTTCAAGCCCGTCAAGCCCGTCGACCTGTGGGCGACCGACGCCGCGTTCTCGCCCGACGGCCGGCAGCTCGTCGTACGCGGGTACCTCGGCGGTATCTGGTACGACTGGAACGGCGGCGACATCAAGCGCCGCGGGCGGATCAGCGTGCCGCTCGGGCAGGGGGAGTCCGTCTCCTACTCGCCCGACGGGACCAAGATCCTGCTCGGCATGGAGGGCGCGGACAGCGAGGTGGAGGCACAGGACGCACCCGGGGACGGCGGGTCCAAGTCGCCCTCCGGGAGCGGGAGTTCCTCTGCCTCCGGAAGCGACGGCGGAGGGATCTCCGACGGCACGATCAAGATCGGCGCCCTCGCCCTGGGGGCCGTCGTCGCCCTCTTCGGACTCCGGCGGCTATTCCGGCGTAGCTGAGCACAAGGTGACGTCGACTGTCTTGACGTGTTCATGTGTCCTGACTTACATGGGGTGTGCCGGGTGGTGGGAGCGCTCCCACCAGGTTCCGGGCCCGCGCCTCCCGAGAGGAAGCAGCGAACATGT
Encoded proteins:
- a CDS encoding WD40 repeat domain-containing protein, with product MRRPFALLAGTLLVGAFTLPAAVPASAADGDGKGDKGFTISDPRITESSGLAASRQHPGIYWTHNDQDTGAYLYAVDSSTGKTVARITMTGVGTPRDVEAIAIGPDNEIWVGDIGDNDGVTWPYVWIYKLPEPKVLKDQSVKATQYVVKYTDGSRDAESMVVHPKTGRVYIIDKHEDGGHLYEGPVTLSPSGTNVFKPVKPVDLWATDAAFSPDGRQLVVRGYLGGIWYDWNGGDIKRRGRISVPLGQGESVSYSPDGTKILLGMEGADSEVEAQDAPGDGGSKSPSGSGSSSASGSDGGGISDGTIKIGALALGAVVALFGLRRLFRRS